One stretch of Roseibium sp. HPY-6 DNA includes these proteins:
- a CDS encoding TRAP transporter large permease, giving the protein MGLALLLGVFALCVVIGTPVAFALGIAALAAFWYEGLPLLIGFQRIVSGINVFSLMAIPFFIFAGELMFHGGIAMRLVRFAQSAVGAVRGGLGVVNVSSSMLFGGISGSAIADISALGSILVPVMKDKGYDADYAVNVTVTSSIAGIIIPPSHNMIIFALATGGAVSISKLFLAGVVPGVLMCICLAVTAYLVAVRRGYSAEKFPGFAMLALNFAGALPGLLTAVIIVGGVLSGVFTVTESGAFGAMYAFLVTLLVYRSLTWEKFKLAVTQSVRTTSMVMILIACAGAFAYMLTFYRVPSMTADLLQGITDNPILILLMINAVLLVLGMIMDMAALILICTPIFLPLARELGMDPIQFGIMMLVNLGLGLCTPPVGTCLFVGCAVGKIRIEEALKTIWPFYLALFVALMLITYVPAFSLFLPSLFE; this is encoded by the coding sequence ATGGGACTCGCGTTGCTTCTCGGGGTGTTCGCCCTGTGTGTCGTCATAGGTACGCCTGTAGCCTTCGCGCTTGGGATCGCGGCTCTGGCAGCATTCTGGTACGAGGGCTTGCCCCTCCTGATCGGTTTTCAGCGCATCGTCTCCGGCATAAACGTCTTTTCACTGATGGCGATCCCCTTCTTCATCTTCGCGGGAGAACTGATGTTTCACGGCGGCATCGCCATGCGGCTCGTGCGCTTCGCGCAATCTGCTGTCGGTGCGGTACGCGGCGGTCTTGGGGTCGTGAACGTGTCTTCGTCCATGCTCTTTGGAGGAATCTCTGGTTCCGCGATCGCGGACATTTCCGCATTGGGTTCAATCCTCGTCCCGGTCATGAAAGACAAGGGGTACGACGCCGATTATGCGGTGAATGTGACAGTGACTTCATCAATCGCCGGCATCATCATTCCGCCCAGCCACAACATGATCATCTTCGCTTTGGCAACCGGCGGCGCTGTTTCGATCTCCAAACTGTTTCTTGCCGGCGTCGTTCCGGGTGTACTCATGTGCATCTGCCTTGCGGTCACGGCCTATCTGGTCGCGGTCAGGCGTGGTTACAGCGCTGAGAAATTTCCCGGCTTTGCAATGCTTGCACTGAATTTCGCAGGCGCCCTTCCCGGCTTGCTAACCGCAGTCATTATTGTCGGCGGCGTCCTGTCGGGTGTCTTTACGGTGACCGAATCCGGTGCCTTCGGCGCCATGTACGCCTTCCTGGTCACGCTTCTTGTCTATCGCAGTCTCACTTGGGAGAAATTCAAGCTCGCGGTCACCCAATCGGTGCGCACGACGTCGATGGTCATGATCCTGATCGCCTGCGCCGGTGCCTTTGCCTATATGCTCACCTTCTATCGCGTGCCCAGCATGACAGCCGATCTGCTTCAGGGCATCACGGACAATCCGATCCTCATTCTTCTCATGATCAACGCCGTCCTTCTGGTGCTCGGCATGATCATGGACATGGCTGCACTGATCCTGATCTGCACCCCTATCTTTCTCCCGCTTGCGCGCGAACTCGGCATGGATCCGATCCAGTTCGGCATCATGATGCTGGTAAACCTGGGCTTGGGACTGTGCACACCGCCTGTCGGCACGTGTCTCTTCGTGGGGTGTGCGGTCGGCAAGATCAGGATTGAAGAAGCCCTGAAGACCATCTGGCCCTTCTACCTGGCACTGTTCGTGGCCTTGATGCTGATCACCTACGTGCCGGCATTTTCACTGTTCCTGCCATCTTTGTTTGAGTAA
- a CDS encoding MFS transporter: MKSYVFVAIGACVISLTYGVRFAFGQFLPTIQFEFQLDHQHTAHLASSVYAGTCIALLAAAYLTERFGPRMTVALAMVFGTLGATMVSGATTSAGLTVSLLLIGISSGLSIPPLIAGVTVSCACYRDRAVSIINAGTGIGIVAASATALFFTDSWRECFFVFALISVLVSLAACFTVPRHAKAPINRFNIREIVKSPALHQAVSSALLFGIVSAAIWTGGGISLVGLADWNNTGVSLFWIALGVAGLLGGFCGDFISRLDLGEVHSISFVGLGTSTLLLAMAQHSEVVGLLAAGMFGVFYMTGTALYLIWAARISADHAPSIVAMLFFMLPVGQIVGSAVYGHLTNLFEVDHVLIIFALMSSCYIVIQFFAKIDGPSHSSPQDDQAAVAAIPVPELSQARRPR, encoded by the coding sequence ATGAAGAGCTACGTATTTGTGGCGATCGGGGCATGCGTGATTTCCTTGACATACGGGGTGCGGTTCGCCTTCGGACAATTTCTGCCAACGATCCAGTTTGAATTCCAACTCGACCATCAGCACACGGCGCATCTGGCTTCCAGCGTTTACGCCGGTACTTGCATTGCGCTGCTCGCCGCGGCGTATTTGACCGAGCGTTTCGGCCCAAGGATGACCGTCGCCCTCGCGATGGTCTTCGGTACGCTCGGCGCGACAATGGTCAGCGGCGCGACCACATCAGCGGGTCTAACCGTTTCGTTATTGTTGATCGGCATCAGTTCCGGGCTCTCCATACCGCCTCTGATTGCCGGGGTAACCGTTTCATGTGCCTGCTACCGTGATCGCGCAGTCAGCATCATCAACGCAGGAACGGGAATCGGCATTGTCGCCGCCAGCGCGACCGCCCTCTTTTTTACCGACAGCTGGAGAGAGTGCTTTTTCGTTTTTGCATTGATTTCCGTTCTCGTTTCCCTCGCAGCCTGCTTCACTGTTCCAAGGCACGCCAAAGCGCCGATCAACAGGTTCAACATTCGGGAAATCGTCAAGTCGCCGGCGCTCCATCAAGCTGTGTCGAGTGCGCTCCTTTTCGGGATCGTCAGTGCCGCGATATGGACTGGCGGCGGCATCAGCCTCGTCGGACTCGCGGATTGGAACAACACAGGGGTCAGCCTGTTCTGGATTGCCCTCGGCGTCGCCGGCCTTCTCGGTGGTTTTTGCGGCGACTTCATCAGCCGGTTGGATCTGGGTGAGGTTCACTCGATTTCCTTCGTCGGGCTGGGCACATCGACACTGTTACTGGCAATGGCACAACACTCTGAAGTGGTCGGCTTGCTCGCTGCCGGTATGTTCGGTGTGTTTTACATGACCGGTACCGCCCTCTATCTGATCTGGGCGGCGCGCATTTCAGCGGATCACGCACCGAGCATTGTCGCGATGCTATTCTTCATGTTGCCTGTCGGTCAGATCGTGGGGTCCGCAGTCTATGGCCACCTGACCAACCTGTTCGAGGTGGACCATGTCCTGATCATTTTCGCTCTGATGTCGAGCTGCTACATCGTGATCCAGTTCTTTGCCAAGATCGACGGGCCGTCGCACTCATCCCCTCAGGATGATCAGGCTGCTGTCGCAGCGATACCTGTCCCTGAATTGTCACAAGCAAGAAGGCCACGGTGA
- a CDS encoding protein tyrosine phosphatase family protein, with translation MHDLTEILNWRRLSDKITLSGQPTEQQLADISELGVTHVVNLGPHHNKGALDDEAGTVASLGMEYVYIPVEFDNPTDEDFAKFCEAIERLKDTRIHVHCIYNARVSAFFYRYAKTGRGFSECETFALMEGIWRPGDDWAAFIGSDDAVRQPNRYAGEDY, from the coding sequence ATGCACGATCTGACCGAAATCTTGAATTGGCGCCGGCTCAGCGACAAGATTACATTGTCCGGGCAGCCGACAGAACAACAGCTTGCTGACATTAGCGAACTTGGTGTGACGCATGTCGTCAATCTCGGGCCGCACCACAACAAAGGAGCCCTGGACGACGAAGCCGGTACGGTTGCGAGCCTCGGGATGGAATATGTCTATATTCCCGTGGAGTTCGACAATCCGACAGACGAGGATTTCGCCAAGTTCTGTGAGGCGATCGAACGGCTTAAAGACACCAGGATCCATGTGCATTGCATTTACAATGCCCGGGTCAGCGCGTTTTTTTATCGTTACGCGAAAACCGGCCGCGGATTCTCAGAGTGCGAAACCTTCGCGCTGATGGAGGGTATCTGGAGACCCGGTGACGATTGGGCTGCGTTCATCGGAAGCGACGATGCCGTGCGGCAACCCAACCGTTATGCCGGAGAAGACTATTGA
- a CDS encoding DUF1272 domain-containing protein, with amino-acid sequence MLPLKPNCGCCEKDLPPDVIDACMCTFECTFCAEHSESSFDALCRNRGGNLVMCPTRPESS; translated from the coding sequence GTGCTTCCGCTGAAGCCGAATTGCGGGTGTTGCGAAAAGGACCTTCCGCCGGATGTCATTGATGCGTGCATGTGCACGTTCGAATGCACGTTTTGTGCGGAACATAGCGAGAGCAGTTTCGACGCCCTTTGCCGCAATCGTGGAGGCAATCTTGTGATGTGTCCAACTCGTCCGGAAAGCTCCTGA
- a CDS encoding helix-turn-helix domain-containing protein encodes MTSFTAKPHNPQDGARRVVFVVYPDIVLLDLVGPLQVFSHALDPETGRNGYSCAVTSVDGGAIDTNTVVTIPSEPVTWHLDREIHTLVVVGGAGANTAMYNNLLLENIRRLAGNAQRVCSVCSGALVLAAAGLLDGRRAVTHWEDCKTLEDEYPGVQVEVDPIFIKDGNIWTSAGITAGIDMALAIVAADLGRRSALQMAQSMVTHMARAGGQSQFSPVLGRQVRDVGGRFETLHQWIAENIEKDLRVEALAEQANMSARNFARQYTRQTGLTPAKAVEAIRTDAAKELLETTDLSVKQVAVRTGFNDEERMRRTFLRLMNVSPADYRQGFRARLT; translated from the coding sequence ATGACCTCGTTTACTGCCAAACCGCATAATCCGCAGGACGGTGCCAGGCGCGTCGTCTTTGTAGTCTATCCCGACATTGTGCTTCTTGACCTTGTCGGCCCGCTCCAGGTTTTCAGCCACGCTCTTGATCCTGAGACGGGCCGGAACGGGTATTCTTGCGCGGTGACTTCAGTCGATGGCGGCGCGATCGACACCAACACGGTCGTCACCATTCCGAGCGAGCCGGTCACATGGCATTTGGACCGAGAGATCCACACACTCGTTGTCGTGGGGGGCGCGGGAGCCAACACAGCGATGTACAACAACCTGTTGCTGGAAAACATCAGACGCCTTGCGGGAAATGCTCAAAGGGTCTGCTCAGTCTGCTCCGGAGCGCTTGTTCTTGCCGCCGCCGGTCTCCTGGACGGACGCAGAGCGGTCACGCACTGGGAAGACTGCAAGACGCTGGAAGACGAGTATCCGGGCGTTCAGGTTGAAGTTGACCCCATTTTCATCAAGGACGGAAACATCTGGACGTCCGCAGGCATTACTGCCGGCATCGATATGGCGTTGGCAATTGTGGCGGCTGATCTTGGGCGCCGCTCCGCGCTGCAAATGGCACAGTCAATGGTGACCCATATGGCCCGTGCCGGCGGACAATCGCAATTCAGCCCTGTCCTCGGACGCCAGGTACGCGACGTGGGAGGCCGGTTCGAGACCCTGCACCAGTGGATAGCGGAGAATATTGAAAAAGACCTTCGGGTTGAAGCTCTGGCAGAACAGGCAAATATGAGCGCCCGCAACTTTGCGCGGCAATACACCAGGCAGACCGGTCTGACACCGGCCAAAGCCGTTGAGGCCATTCGAACGGACGCGGCCAAAGAGTTGCTGGAAACAACGGATTTGTCCGTTAAGCAGGTCGCCGTCCGCACCGGCTTCAATGACGAAGAGCGCATGCGCCGTACTTTCCTGAGACTGATGAATGTGTCCCCCGCGGATTATCGGCAAGGGTTCAGAGCCAGGCTGACGTGA